One genomic region from Haloprofundus salinisoli encodes:
- a CDS encoding HalOD1 output domain-containing protein yields the protein MNTKLETVAPSQAIVERIAALEEADQTELDPLYETVDPEALNALVEATERSNPSLQIQFTYNGYEVTVSSGGVVYVDEDADSKR from the coding sequence ATGAATACGAAACTGGAGACTGTCGCACCAAGCCAAGCAATCGTTGAGAGGATTGCTGCTCTCGAAGAAGCCGATCAGACGGAACTCGATCCGCTCTATGAGACCGTTGATCCTGAAGCCCTGAACGCTCTCGTCGAAGCAACTGAACGTAGCAACCCTTCTCTCCAGATCCAGTTTACCTACAACGGCTATGAGGTGACCGTCAGTAGCGGTGGCGTAGTCTACGTCGACGAGGACGCAGATTCGAAGAGATAA